In one window of Leptospira sp. GIMC2001 DNA:
- a CDS encoding heavy-metal-associated domain-containing protein gives MNIEYRLEGMTCGHCEMTVEEVFLDNGFQAKADRSRNIVTLDSEISEDSLFKIKENLQEGGYSLGNKINS, from the coding sequence ATGAATATTGAATATAGATTAGAAGGAATGACTTGCGGACATTGTGAAATGACAGTGGAGGAAGTGTTTTTGGATAACGGATTCCAGGCAAAAGCAGATAGATCGAGAAATATAGTTACATTGGATTCTGAAATCTCGGAAGACAGTTTGTTTAAAATCAAAGAAAATTTGCAGGAAGGAGGATATTCCCTTGGAAACAAAATCAATTCTTAA